The nucleotide window GTCGCCGGGGGGATGATTCGGCGATTCACAATGATGGGAGAATTGGGGGGCTGGTGGTTTTGGACAGGTGTTGAGGGCGGGACGGGTGTGTTGAAGTTCCGCTTCTACCCGAGGCAGTGGTTTTCTGGGTTACCAGAAAGCGTCGGGTTACCAGAAAAACGCAACTTCAAAAGGCGACGATGGGTGAGCCGCATGACGCTAGCCGCGGGTTGGGACGTTTCGCCACCACAGCCCGACGTAACCGTGATCGGATGAGGAATGAGAGACGCGATTGCAGGTGCGGACGCTACTTTCGCGGAGCGAAAGGCGACTTTGCGCTAGCCGCGGGTCGGGGTGTTTCGCCACCACAGCCCCACGTAACCGTGATCGGCTGAGGAATGAGAGACGCGATTGCAGGTGCGGACGCTACTTTCGCGGAGCGAAAGGCGACTTTGCGCTAGCCGCGGGTCGGAATGTTTCGCCACCACAGCCCGACGTAACCGTGATCGGCTGAGGAATGAGAGACGCGATCCAAGGTGCGGACGCTACTTTCGCGGAGCGAAAAGCGACGATGGCGTTACGTGGTCGCCGCGCCGATCGGAATCAACACGCCGTAGATTTCGATCACCTTTTGCTCGTCATCGAACAACGGTTGACCGCGTGCGATCGCGGGTCGATAGGCACGCTGATTGACGGGCAGCATTTTTTCAACATCGCCGATCGTCCCCTGACGCAAATTGATTTCAAACGCCGTCCCACTTTCGACCGATTGCTTGACGGCTTCACGCAGGTGCGGTGAATCATCCGGATGGATCGTCGACAGGTAAGCTTCGAACGACAGCGGTCCGCTGCGGACGTCACGGCCGACCAAGCGGAACGTCTCCTCGCTCCAACTAATTTCTTCGGTCATCACGTTGAAGCCCCAAGTCCCCAAACCGGCCAAACGCTGGAGATCACGCAGACGACAACGACTTTGACGCAGCGCATTTTCGGCGTCTTTGCGCAGCGAGATGTCACGGATCGTCGACATCACGACCTTTTCGTCGCCCAATTCGATTGATCTAGCGCTGATCAACACGTGGATCTCCGAACCGTCACGCCGCAAAAACACCGCTTCGAAGTTGTCGACCTTGCCGGATTTCTGCAGTCGTCGAAAAAATTCGCGACGTTTTTCGGGACACTTGTAAATCTGAAGCTCGGGCATCCGCGCGCCGACGATCTGGCTGACGTCATAGCCCAGCAGAGTCAGGAACGCTTCGTTCGCCTCCAAAACTTCGCCGTCGGTGATGCGGACCAACAAACCGGCTTCGGGTGACCGCGTGAACAAAGCCGAATAACGGGCTTCGCGGTCGGCCTGGTCGTTGCGCAGGTCACGTTGGCGACGCAAACGCATCGCGACTTCCGATTCACCGTCGCCGCAGGATTCGTACAGCGAAATGGCCAAGTCCAGGTCGCCGTTGGATGCGGCGATTGATGCGAATTGTCGGTGCAGTTCGGTCTGGGCGCGATGCGCACGTTTGTTGCCCGGCCACGCCTGGACCGCTTCGTTCAAAATGGCATCGGCCAAACGGTACGGTTCATATGAACGCTTTCCTTGCTCCGGTGCATTGTCTTGTGCGTCGTGCAGGATCTGTTCGGCGCGACGGACCAGCGAAACACTTTGGCGATGAACCTGATAGTCTTCGATCGCGCTGATGAAAGCTTCGATGCCCTGGTGGCGGTCTGCGGGGCGAGTCGCCATCGCTTGCATGGCAACGTCCATCAGTTCGCCTTCGACGTCGGTCGGGCGAATGACATTGTTGGCCGCCGCGTGGATGCACGCCAACAGCGTTTCCCCGTGGTGCGGTGCTTGGCCGGTCAAGATTTGGAACAGCACCGCGCCCAACAAGTAGACGTCGGTCTGGAAACTGACTTTTGACGTGTCGCCCATCGCCAATTCGGGGGCCATGTAGGCGGGCGTGCCGCCGATGGTGGAATCGATTTCGCGGTCGATCCTATCGGTCGGACCGTGGCTGATCGCCAGCCCCCAGTCGGCCAACAAGACTTCGCCGAAACGACCCAACATCACGTTTTCGGGTTTGATGTCGCGGTGCACCAGCCCGCGGGAGTGGGCGTATCGGATCGCGTCGGCCACGCGCAGCAGGACACGCAGGTTTTCTTCGATCGACATGTCCGCGATCTGTTGGTCCCAACTGGAACCGTCGACGCGTTTCATCGAATAGAACAGGCGGCCTTGGTCGTCCATGCACAGTTCGTGCAGGGCGATCACATTGGGGTGATCCAGCCCGCCGATCACGCGAGCTTCGGTGACAAAGCGTTCGCGCGATTGCGTGTCACGGCTCAGGTCATCCCGCAATTGCTTGACGGCGACTTCGCGATCGATCGCGCGTTGGTGTGCTTGGTAGACGATGCCCGTTCCGCCGCTGCCCAATTTTCCGACCAAACGGTATTCGGCGTCGTGGCGTTTGCCTTGTTCCAGTGTGGCGACCCGGCGGATGGGGACGTTGTTTTCCGCTTGGGATCGGATGAACTGTCCGATGTCGAACGGATCGGTCGATGGGTTGGCGGCCGCACCCTCGGGCATGATGTGCGTTTCGGTGTGATCGGCCGCATCACCGGTGCGTTGCCATGCCGGGTGAGAAAATGTCGGGTTGGTGGCGACGAAGGACAGTGAAACCGTTTTGGAATCGGCGGGCATTGATGCCAGACGATCCGAAAGGTTTTGGTCGGCGATGATCGTCTGCAGCAGATTGCCACTCACGGTGGTCATAGGCGTGACTCGAAATGATGTTTCAAGAACGATCGTAGTTTACGACTACGGACATGCTTCGGGTCGGTCAGGTTCAAAGTCACACTGGCCTTGTCTTTGCCACGGGGGCGGATTGGGTCACTGGTGTCGATCGCAGAGACAATCTCCGCCGTAAAAGAATTGGCCGGTCCGCGGATTTCCAACTGCAGCGATTCCGGTGTCTTGGTCTTCAGTAACCCCCAAATGCGTCCTTTGGGATCGGTGACTTTGACCCGATCCGCCGCCTCGAACCGCAACCGTTCAGCTCCCGCGATGCGTTCGAGCATCGCCAGTGTCTGTTCGGCCAATTCGATCGGCCACTGTGGACCTTGGTGATCGGGAAACCCTTTCTTTAAAGAATGCCAGCGACGGCCCAGCGCCCGCCACGGTTCCAAAATGGCTTCCGCACCGGCGGGTGGATCCACCCGCAGTTTGGAATCGCCATCGGTGACCGAATCCAAATCGTCGCCCGGTGAAGCTTCGGCGACGACGTCGTACGTCGATTCGTCCACCGAGCCATTGGACAGGTGCGTGTCACGGATCGCCGAATCGCTGAGCAGCTGGTGTTCGGATTCTTTGGCTTGCAGAAGCGCCCTGGCGACATAGGGCGCCGTGACGCTGGTTGCGGTTTTCGACGCGGACCGTTTGGCGGATCGATTGCCGGGACGACGCCGCGAAGTCTTCTTGGCTTTGCCGCCGCCACGTGCCTTACGGATCGTTTTCGCATCCACCGTGTCGGCCATCTGTTCGGGGGTACCGGCAAAGACGATCTGTCCGCCGTCCACGCCCGCACCGGGCCCCAGATCAATGATCCAGTCGGCGCATTTGATGACGTCCATGTTGTGTTCGATGATCACCACGGTATTGCCGACTTCCACCAACCGCTGGACGACATGCACCAGTTTTGCGATGTCACCAAAGTGCAGCCCGGTGGTCGGTTCGTCCAACAGGTACAGCGTGTTGCCCACCATCGGACGCGAAAGTTCGGCAGCCAGCTTGACCCGTTGGGCTTCGCCACCGGACAGCGTCGGCGCGGACTGGCCCAGCGTGACGTAGTCCAGCCCGACGTCGCACAACGTTTGCACGATGCGAATGATTTTGGCTTGGCCGGCAAACACGTCCAACGCATCGCGGCACGACAGATTCAAAATGTCGTTGATCGAATGGCCGTGGTATTTGACCTCCAGCACGGTGTCGTTGTATCGCCGGCCCTGACAGTCTTCGCATTCCACCCAAACGTCGGGCAAGAAATGCATTTCGATCCGACGCTGCCCGGTGCCTTCACAGCCTTCACAGCGGCCACCGGACACGTTGAAGCTGAATGATCGTGCGGTCAGCCGACGTTCTTGGGCATCGGGCAGCTTGGCGAACAGCGTACGGATTTCGTCAAAGACGCCCGTGTAAGTGGCCGGATTGCTGGACGGTGAATTGCCCAGCGGTGATTGGTCGACGCGAATGACTTTGTCGATGTAGCGGACGCCTTCGATCGCATCATGCTTGCCCACACGCACGCGGGCGCGGTGAAGTCGTCGTGCAAGGGCGGGGTACAGGATGTCATCAATCAGCGAACTCTTGCCGCTGCCGCTGGGGCCAGTGATCGCCGTCAGCACGCCCAACGGCAGTTCCAAGTCGATGCCCCGGAGATTGTTTTCTCGGGCACCGCGAACGTTTAAAAATTTCACCGCTTGTTGATCGCCCACGATGACCGGACGTCGCGATGGCGGTACGGGGATCTGTCGGCTGCCGTCGATGAATCCCGCGGTGACGCTTTGGTCGGCCGGTTGGATGTCGGCCGGCGGTCCTTGGGCGACGACGCGGCCGCCGTGACGACCGGCGGCGGGACCGAAGTCGCACAAGTAATCGCTGCCCGCGATGACGTCGTGATCGTGTTCGACCACTAGCAACGTGTTGCCAAGGTCGCGCAAGCGATGCAGTGCGCCGATCAGCCGGTCGTTGTCGCGCGGGTGCAGGCCGATCGTGGGTTCATCCAAGACGTACAGCACGCCGCACAGTCCGCTGCCCAATTGCGATGCCAGCCGAATCCGCTGGGCTTCGCCGCCGGACAGCGTGGCCGCACCACGATGCAGCGTCAAATAATCCAGCCCGACGTCCAGCAAGAAACTTAAACGCGATTTGATCTCGCGAACCAGTTCGCCGGCGACCTTCTTTTCGCGTGTGTCCAGCTTCCATGCGGTCACGGTTTCGCTCAGCCGGTCCAGTGGCTGGTGAACCAGGTCGGCGATCGTGAAATCGCGGAACCGCACGGCCGCCGATTCGTCACGCAGCCGTGATCCGTCGCACGCCGAACACGCAATTTCGTCGGTAAAGCTTTCCAGCTTGCCACGCAGTCCCGGCGTTAAACGCGCCGCTTCGGCCAGGGCCGGATAGAAACCTTTGAATTGATAGCGGAACAACACGGACGAACCGCCGGCGGGACGGATCGACGTCGCATCGTCTGGATCGTCAAAGTCATCGGCACGTACCTCCACCCAAATGCCGCCGGTTCCGTGGAACAATTGGCGTCGCTGGACGACTTTCAGTTCGTCAAACGGCACGTCGATATCGATGCCGGTCGTGCGTGACAAGGCACGCAGCATCGCGACCGACAAGGGCTTGGCCACGTCGGGCCAAAGCAGCGAAACGCCTTGACGCATATTCATCATCGGCGACCGCAACAACGCGGCAGGATTCGTGCCCGTTTGCGATCCCAATCCTTCGCACTGTGGGCACCAACCGATCGACGAGTTGAACGAAAAGTGGTGCGGCGACACCGGTGTCAATGAACGTCCGCAACAGCCGCAGACCAAATGTTGGCTGTGCGTTTGCACGTCCCAGTTGGGTTCATCGCGGTCGGCATGCACGATGGCGACTCGCATGATGCCGACACCCAGGGACAACGCTTGTTCAACGCTGTCGCTGATACGCGAGACTTCGTCGTCGCGGATGACGACCCGGTCCACAACGACTTCGACGACTTGGCGTTTGCGAGGGTCCAGTGCGGGGGCGTTTTCCAGCGGAATGGTTTTGCCGTCGACGCGGATGCGGTGGTATCCGGTGCTGCGCAGCGACGCCCAGGTATCCAAGCTGGCTTCGCCCGCCTGGACTTCGATCGGGGCCAAGATCAACGCTTTGGTTTCCGCGGGCAACGCCATGACCTTGTCGACGATCTGGTCGGGCGTTTGGGTGCCGACCGGTTGCTGACAGTCCGGGCAGTACATCGTGCCCAGCCGTGCCATCAGGATCCGCAAGTAGTCATAGATCTCCGTCACCGTGCCGACGGTGCTGCGTGGTGAATGGCCCAGGTTACGTTGTTCCAGCGCGACCGCGGGCGATAAACCTTCGATCGATTCGACGTGTGGCTTTTCCACTTGGCCGATGAATTGCCGGGCATAGGACGACAACGATTCGACATAGCGTCGTTGACCTTCGGCATAGATCGTGTCCATCGCCAGCGACGTCTTGCCGCTGCCGCTGGGGCCGCAGAACACCGTCATCGCATCGCGGGGGACGTCGACACTGACCGATTTCAAGTTGTGTTCTTCGGCATGACGAACCACGACGTGCGTGCGAGCCTTGGCCGACGGTGCGGCCAGAGCGGTGCCGCCGGACGTCGATTTGGATTTCGTCTTTTTGCCACGCCGCTTGATCCCCATCGCTTTGGCCAACGCCGCACCGGTGTGGCTTTCGGCGACCTTGGCCACGTCGGCCGGTCGTCCTTCGGCGACGACGGTGCCGCCCCCGCTGCCGCCGTCGGGGCCCAAGTCGATGACCCAGTCGGCGGTCTTGATGACGTCCATGTTGTGTTCAACGATCACGATCGTGTTGCCGCGATCGGCCAAGCCATGGATGACTTTCAGCAACAGTTCGATGTCGGCAAAGTGCAAACCCGTCGTGGGTTCATCCAGCACGTACAGCGTGTGACCTGTTTCGCGTTTGGACAGTTCACGCGACAGCTTGATCCGTTGGGCTTCGCCGCCGGACAGTGTGGGCGACGGTTGCCCCAGTTTCAGGTATTCCAGGCCGACGTCGACCAGCGTCTTCAGCTTTTCTGCGATCTTGGGGACGTTGATGAACAGATCCAACGCTTCGCTGATGTCCATTTCCAAAACATCGGCGATCGATTTTCCTTTGAAGGTGACCGACAGCGTTTCGCGGTTGTAACGTCGCCCACCGCAAACCGGGCAAGTGACCCAGATGTCGGCCAAGAAATCCATTTCCAACTTGTTCGCGCCGTTGCCGTCACAGGCCGCACAGCGACCGCCGTCAACATTGAAGCTGAACCGACCGGCGTTGTAGCCGCGTGTTTTCGCTTCGGGCAATTGGGCGAACAGGTTGCGGATTTCGTCAAAGACTTTGACGTACGTTGCCGGATTGCTGCGTGGCGTGCGGCCGATCGGCGATTGGTCGATCGCGATGGTCTTGTCCAGCAAATCGATGCCTTCGATCGCATCGTGTTCACCCGGTTCGCTTTCGGCACGGTTCAGATCGCGGCGAAGCGCGGGTTCCAGGATGCCACCGATCAACGAACTTTTGCCGCTGCCCGACACGCCGGTCACGCAAGTCACCGTGCCCAGCGGGATCGAAACATCGACGTTTTTCAAGTTGTGAAAGCGAGCACCACGGATCGTCAGCTGTGCATCGTCGGAAATTTCGCGCAGCGTTTCCGGCGGCGTGATCTGACGCTGGCCTGACAAGAATTGACCCGTCACACTGCGACGCGATGACGTCACATCGTCGATGTTGCCGGCGGCCACCACGCGACCGCCTTTGACGCCCGGGCCGGGACCAAAGTCGACGATGGTGTCCGACGCCCGCATCGTGTCTTCGTCGTGTTCGACCACGATCAACGTGTTGCCCGCGTCGCGCAAACGCAGCAATGTTTCGATCAGCCGGTCGTTGTCGCGGGCGTGCAGACCGATCGACGGTTCGTCCAAGATGTAAAGCACGCCGACCAATGCCGAACCGATCTGGCCGGCCAAGCGGATGCGTTGCGATTCGCCGCCGGACAAGGTCGGCGCGGTGCGAGCCAGCGTCAGGTAATCCAACCCAACGCCCAATAAGAAACCCAGCCGCGAACGGATTTCCTTGAGGGCTTCGGCGGCGATCCGGGCGTCGGTGGGCGACAGATCGACGTCAATGAAAAACTCGGCCAGTTCGTCGATCGACAATTCGCACAATTCGGGCAGCGAGTACTCCGCTGTCCGGTCGGGCTTGGTCAAACGCATCGATTGCGTGGCCAGTCGGACGCTGCACGCTTGGCGGTTCAGCCGTCGGCCTTCACAGTCCGGACAATCCATCCGGCTCATGTATTTTTCGAATTGACGCAACTGCATCTTGTTGCGCGTCGTCTTGTACCGTTCCAACAATTCGGGAATGAAGCCACGAAAGCGACCGACGTACTTACGTGACTTGCGACCGCCCCGCCATGTGAACTCCAGGTCTTCGTCGATGCCCCACAACCACGCATGTTGGGCTTCGGGGGGCAAGTCGCGCCACTTGCCTTCCAGCATCGTGCCCTTTTCCAACCCGAAACGATGGTCCAGTGCCAAACCCGCGTCGCGATAGATGTGGCGTCGGTACCGTCCCATGTCGCCCCATTTGCCCAGCAGCACGATGGCGCCTTTGCGGACCGACAGCTTTTCGTCGGGGACCAACAATTCGGGAACGAACGTGTACAGTCGGCCCAGCCCGTCACAGGATTCGCACATCCCTTGGGGGCTGTTGAAGCTGAACAATTGCGGTGACGGCGGCCGATAGCTGGTGCCGCACGACGGGCATGAACTTTGAATGCTGAACAACCGGTCGTCTTTGACCGTGCCGGCTTGGGCAGCGTTCTCGTCGGTCAACGACACCATCATCGTGCCTTCGCCCAGACGCGTCGCCATCTGTGCCGCTTCGACCAACCGGCCGCGGTCGCGATCGTCCGGCGGGATGCGGTCCACGACGACTTCCACATGGTGTCGTGAATGACGGTCCAGCGGTGGCGGTTCGGACAGCAAGATCGTTTCGCCGTCGACCCGGGCGCGGGTGAAGCCTTGTTTGCGAAGGTCTTCAAACAGATCCTTGAATTCGCCCTTCTTGCCGCGCACCAGCGGAGCCAAAATCCAGAGCGTGTCGTCAATCGGGGCTTCGGCGATGCGGCCGACGATCGCGTCGTGCGTTTGGGATGCGATCGGGACGTCGCACCGTGGGCAATAGCTCTTGCCGACCCGTGCGTACAGAACCCTCAGAAAATCATAGATCTCCGTGATAGTGCCGACGGTGGATCGCGGGTTGTTGCCGGTCGACTTTTGGCTGATCGAAATCGATGGGCTCAGCCCGGATACCAAGTCCACGTCCGGCTTGGGCATCTGGCCCATGAATTGCCGGGCGTAATTGCTGAGACTTTCGACGTACCGCCGCTGGCCTTCCGCGTACAACGTGTCGAACGCGAGCGATGATTTGCCGCTGCCCGAAACGCCGCTGAAACACACCAATTCGCCGCGGCGGATCGACAGATCGACGTCACGCAGATTGTGCTCTCGGGCCCCTTTGACGCGAATGGTCTGCGTGGGATCGGTCTTCGCCATTCGTTCGAGTTCGGCTTCCGTGTGGTGAACTGTCGGTGGATCGCCCCGAGGGCGATAAAGCACTGGGAAAGTTGGTCGAGTACAACGCGCCGGGGGCGGTTCGTCAATTGTGCGATCGGATTGTGGCAGCGGATCAAGCCCGCGCAGGCCCCCTGGTCCCCGGACAGCCCATCCGAGGATACTTGGCGCCTGAAAAATACGACCTAAGGCCGTCCGTCCACCCGCGAGCGGCCCACCCGACCACCTGGATATCCATGCCCGATCCCACCCGATACAACGCCGACTTGGTCGACCCGTCCGCTTTTATCGCCGACACCGCGACGGTGGTCGGCGACGTCCGCTTGGGCAAAAACGTCAGCGTCTGGTTCGGCGCGGTGCTGCGTGGCGACCTGGAACCGATCGTCGTCGGCGAAGATTCCAACGTGCAAGATCTATCGGTCCTGCACACCGACCGCGGGTTGCCTTGTCAAATCGGGCGTCGCGTCACGATCGGCCACAGTGCGGTCGTCCACGGCGCGACGGTCGAAGACGATGCGTTGATCGGCATCGGCGCGATTGTTTTAAGTGGTGCCAAGGTCGGCGCTGGTGCGATCGTGGCCGCCGGAGCTTTGGTGACCGAGGGCGCGGAAATCCCCGCCGGCCGTTTGGCCGTCGGTGTGCCGGCGAAAGTGATCCGTGACGTCACCGAAGACGATCGCGATCGGATCACCAGCAACATGCAGCATTACGTGGAAAACGGACAGCGTTTCAAAGCGGCACAGGAATCATGACCAAGGAATCTGCTTCAACGACCCGATTCGGGTTGATCGGCACCGGCCGCATCACCCGCCGCTTGGTCGCCGACATCCAGTCGACATCGGGTTGCGAAGTCACCGCGGTGGCCAGCCGCACGATGGAGCGTGCCCAGTGGTGCGCGTCACAGTACGCGATCGCCGACGCGGTGCAGGGTTACGAAAACCTGTTGTCCCGTGATGACGTTGACGCGGTGTATCTGTCCCTGCCGCCGTCGATGCATCGCCAATGGTGCGTGGCGGCCGCCGAAGCCGGTAAATCGATCCTGTGCGAAAAACCGCTGGGGATGAACTCCGCCGAAGTCGCACAGATCGATGATGCCTGCCGGCAACACGGTGTCCGTTGGCTGGACGCGACCGGTTGGCTGCATCACCCCCGCACCGCCGCGTTTGCGGATCTGATCCGCGACGGCCGTTTGGGAACGGTGCGTCATGTCAGCGTGGCGATTTCCTTTTTCGAGCCTTTCCAATCCGGTGAACACCGTCTGCAACGGGAACTCGGTGGCGGATGCGTCTTGGATTTGGGTTGGTATGCCTGTGGCGTCGCACGTTTCGCATTTGGCAAACCTTGTCGCGATGTCATGGCGACGGCCGTTTATCGTGGCGACGTGCCGATCCGCTGTACCGCGGTCCTGCGATTCGATGATGATCGGTCGGCCACCATTTCCTGCGGCTACGATACCGCGACGCGCAAGTGGTTTGAAATCGCCGGCAGCGACGCGTCCCTGATCTGTGACGACTTTTCACGACCTTGGCCGGACAAGCCCGCACGGTGTTGGATCCACGACGCGTCGGGCAAAGTCGACCAGTTGGATTTTGAGGGGCATCAAGAGATTCGCATGATCGAAACGCTGATCGGCGAAGACGACTTGGCATCCTTGCACGCCCAAGCGATCGACACACAAGCCATGGTCGATGCGATCAATCGGTCGCTGGAAACTTCGTCCGCACAGGAGCCGACGTCATGCATTTGATCCGCGCCGTGATCCAACCGAC belongs to Crateriforma spongiae and includes:
- a CDS encoding Gfo/Idh/MocA family protein translates to MTKESASTTRFGLIGTGRITRRLVADIQSTSGCEVTAVASRTMERAQWCASQYAIADAVQGYENLLSRDDVDAVYLSLPPSMHRQWCVAAAEAGKSILCEKPLGMNSAEVAQIDDACRQHGVRWLDATGWLHHPRTAAFADLIRDGRLGTVRHVSVAISFFEPFQSGEHRLQRELGGGCVLDLGWYACGVARFAFGKPCRDVMATAVYRGDVPIRCTAVLRFDDDRSATISCGYDTATRKWFEIAGSDASLICDDFSRPWPDKPARCWIHDASGKVDQLDFEGHQEIRMIETLIGEDDLASLHAQAIDTQAMVDAINRSLETSSAQEPTSCI
- a CDS encoding protein kinase domain-containing protein, whose protein sequence is MTTVSGNLLQTIIADQNLSDRLASMPADSKTVSLSFVATNPTFSHPAWQRTGDAADHTETHIMPEGAAANPSTDPFDIGQFIRSQAENNVPIRRVATLEQGKRHDAEYRLVGKLGSGGTGIVYQAHQRAIDREVAVKQLRDDLSRDTQSRERFVTEARVIGGLDHPNVIALHELCMDDQGRLFYSMKRVDGSSWDQQIADMSIEENLRVLLRVADAIRYAHSRGLVHRDIKPENVMLGRFGEVLLADWGLAISHGPTDRIDREIDSTIGGTPAYMAPELAMGDTSKVSFQTDVYLLGAVLFQILTGQAPHHGETLLACIHAAANNVIRPTDVEGELMDVAMQAMATRPADRHQGIEAFISAIEDYQVHRQSVSLVRRAEQILHDAQDNAPEQGKRSYEPYRLADAILNEAVQAWPGNKRAHRAQTELHRQFASIAASNGDLDLAISLYESCGDGESEVAMRLRRQRDLRNDQADREARYSALFTRSPEAGLLVRITDGEVLEANEAFLTLLGYDVSQIVGARMPELQIYKCPEKRREFFRRLQKSGKVDNFEAVFLRRDGSEIHVLISARSIELGDEKVVMSTIRDISLRKDAENALRQSRCRLRDLQRLAGLGTWGFNVMTEEISWSEETFRLVGRDVRSGPLSFEAYLSTIHPDDSPHLREAVKQSVESGTAFEINLRQGTIGDVEKMLPVNQRAYRPAIARGQPLFDDEQKVIEIYGVLIPIGAATT
- the uvrA gene encoding excinuclease ABC subunit UvrA, translating into MAKTDPTQTIRVKGAREHNLRDVDLSIRRGELVCFSGVSGSGKSSLAFDTLYAEGQRRYVESLSNYARQFMGQMPKPDVDLVSGLSPSISISQKSTGNNPRSTVGTITEIYDFLRVLYARVGKSYCPRCDVPIASQTHDAIVGRIAEAPIDDTLWILAPLVRGKKGEFKDLFEDLRKQGFTRARVDGETILLSEPPPLDRHSRHHVEVVVDRIPPDDRDRGRLVEAAQMATRLGEGTMMVSLTDENAAQAGTVKDDRLFSIQSSCPSCGTSYRPPSPQLFSFNSPQGMCESCDGLGRLYTFVPELLVPDEKLSVRKGAIVLLGKWGDMGRYRRHIYRDAGLALDHRFGLEKGTMLEGKWRDLPPEAQHAWLWGIDEDLEFTWRGGRKSRKYVGRFRGFIPELLERYKTTRNKMQLRQFEKYMSRMDCPDCEGRRLNRQACSVRLATQSMRLTKPDRTAEYSLPELCELSIDELAEFFIDVDLSPTDARIAAEALKEIRSRLGFLLGVGLDYLTLARTAPTLSGGESQRIRLAGQIGSALVGVLYILDEPSIGLHARDNDRLIETLLRLRDAGNTLIVVEHDEDTMRASDTIVDFGPGPGVKGGRVVAAGNIDDVTSSRRSVTGQFLSGQRQITPPETLREISDDAQLTIRGARFHNLKNVDVSIPLGTVTCVTGVSGSGKSSLIGGILEPALRRDLNRAESEPGEHDAIEGIDLLDKTIAIDQSPIGRTPRSNPATYVKVFDEIRNLFAQLPEAKTRGYNAGRFSFNVDGGRCAACDGNGANKLEMDFLADIWVTCPVCGGRRYNRETLSVTFKGKSIADVLEMDISEALDLFINVPKIAEKLKTLVDVGLEYLKLGQPSPTLSGGEAQRIKLSRELSKRETGHTLYVLDEPTTGLHFADIELLLKVIHGLADRGNTIVIVEHNMDVIKTADWVIDLGPDGGSGGGTVVAEGRPADVAKVAESHTGAALAKAMGIKRRGKKTKSKSTSGGTALAAPSAKARTHVVVRHAEEHNLKSVSVDVPRDAMTVFCGPSGSGKTSLAMDTIYAEGQRRYVESLSSYARQFIGQVEKPHVESIEGLSPAVALEQRNLGHSPRSTVGTVTEIYDYLRILMARLGTMYCPDCQQPVGTQTPDQIVDKVMALPAETKALILAPIEVQAGEASLDTWASLRSTGYHRIRVDGKTIPLENAPALDPRKRQVVEVVVDRVVIRDDEVSRISDSVEQALSLGVGIMRVAIVHADRDEPNWDVQTHSQHLVCGCCGRSLTPVSPHHFSFNSSIGWCPQCEGLGSQTGTNPAALLRSPMMNMRQGVSLLWPDVAKPLSVAMLRALSRTTGIDIDVPFDELKVVQRRQLFHGTGGIWVEVRADDFDDPDDATSIRPAGGSSVLFRYQFKGFYPALAEAARLTPGLRGKLESFTDEIACSACDGSRLRDESAAVRFRDFTIADLVHQPLDRLSETVTAWKLDTREKKVAGELVREIKSRLSFLLDVGLDYLTLHRGAATLSGGEAQRIRLASQLGSGLCGVLYVLDEPTIGLHPRDNDRLIGALHRLRDLGNTLLVVEHDHDVIAGSDYLCDFGPAAGRHGGRVVAQGPPADIQPADQSVTAGFIDGSRQIPVPPSRRPVIVGDQQAVKFLNVRGARENNLRGIDLELPLGVLTAITGPSGSGKSSLIDDILYPALARRLHRARVRVGKHDAIEGVRYIDKVIRVDQSPLGNSPSSNPATYTGVFDEIRTLFAKLPDAQERRLTARSFSFNVSGGRCEGCEGTGQRRIEMHFLPDVWVECEDCQGRRYNDTVLEVKYHGHSINDILNLSCRDALDVFAGQAKIIRIVQTLCDVGLDYVTLGQSAPTLSGGEAQRVKLAAELSRPMVGNTLYLLDEPTTGLHFGDIAKLVHVVQRLVEVGNTVVIIEHNMDVIKCADWIIDLGPGAGVDGGQIVFAGTPEQMADTVDAKTIRKARGGGKAKKTSRRRPGNRSAKRSASKTATSVTAPYVARALLQAKESEHQLLSDSAIRDTHLSNGSVDESTYDVVAEASPGDDLDSVTDGDSKLRVDPPAGAEAILEPWRALGRRWHSLKKGFPDHQGPQWPIELAEQTLAMLERIAGAERLRFEAADRVKVTDPKGRIWGLLKTKTPESLQLEIRGPANSFTAEIVSAIDTSDPIRPRGKDKASVTLNLTDPKHVRSRKLRSFLKHHFESRL
- a CDS encoding gamma carbonic anhydrase family protein, which encodes MPDPTRYNADLVDPSAFIADTATVVGDVRLGKNVSVWFGAVLRGDLEPIVVGEDSNVQDLSVLHTDRGLPCQIGRRVTIGHSAVVHGATVEDDALIGIGAIVLSGAKVGAGAIVAAGALVTEGAEIPAGRLAVGVPAKVIRDVTEDDRDRITSNMQHYVENGQRFKAAQES